From the Leptospira biflexa serovar Patoc strain 'Patoc 1 (Paris)' genome, one window contains:
- a CDS encoding adenylate/guanylate cyclase domain-containing protein codes for MATKSEQILREKEIQGIKFSLYGKMIVFSLLTIGTFFVAQTLFELFTIASISLALNIVLYIFSKFLKKGKYVSFVGLFCVAIDLVIITVLPFIWYNAVGGESQVPRTYLIKTYVHFIIAGTLVINAFSIQPIYPMMYALGVVISQAGILVYAQQDPRFVSTENFKEAIIGPAAHVNNYIMSMGIIGVLGFFLAYLTYRVRRTVLMAVTNEVKMTQLTRYFSPNVVEEMDQADEDFFKPGGKESTVAVLFCDIANFTQISETLGPAKTMSLLSEYHSFMLDIVFQNHGTLDKFIGDGMMVTFGTPTASKEDATNSVKAGIAMLQALAEWNKKRETNEEKAISIRIGIHYGPVIVGNVGIEKRLEYTVIGDTVNAASRLETLGKELKRNFLISKELYDHISQELKQSLKMKTMGTLSLRGKTKTTEILAIEVPS; via the coding sequence ATGGCAACAAAGTCAGAACAAATATTAAGGGAGAAAGAAATCCAAGGGATTAAGTTTAGTCTCTATGGAAAGATGATTGTTTTTTCCTTATTGACCATCGGTACTTTCTTTGTTGCTCAGACTTTGTTTGAATTATTTACAATCGCCTCAATTTCCTTAGCGCTTAATATCGTGTTGTATATATTTTCCAAATTTTTAAAAAAGGGAAAGTATGTATCCTTTGTTGGACTATTTTGTGTAGCGATTGATTTGGTCATCATCACTGTGTTGCCTTTTATTTGGTACAATGCAGTGGGGGGTGAATCACAAGTACCAAGAACCTATCTCATCAAAACCTATGTTCATTTTATCATCGCAGGCACTCTTGTGATCAATGCGTTCAGTATCCAACCCATTTATCCAATGATGTATGCGTTAGGTGTTGTGATCAGTCAGGCAGGCATTTTAGTGTATGCCCAACAAGACCCTCGTTTTGTGAGTACTGAAAATTTCAAAGAGGCAATCATCGGTCCTGCAGCCCATGTGAATAATTACATCATGTCAATGGGGATCATTGGAGTACTTGGATTTTTTTTGGCATACCTTACCTACCGCGTTAGGCGGACAGTGCTTATGGCTGTTACCAATGAAGTGAAGATGACACAACTCACTCGTTATTTTTCACCAAATGTTGTGGAAGAAATGGACCAAGCGGATGAGGATTTTTTTAAACCTGGTGGCAAGGAATCTACAGTTGCAGTTCTATTTTGTGATATAGCCAATTTTACACAGATTTCGGAAACTTTGGGGCCAGCCAAAACCATGTCTCTTTTGTCTGAATACCATAGTTTTATGTTGGACATTGTTTTCCAAAACCATGGAACACTCGATAAATTCATAGGGGATGGAATGATGGTAACCTTTGGTACTCCAACCGCTTCCAAAGAAGATGCCACAAATTCCGTAAAAGCAGGAATTGCTATGTTACAGGCATTAGCTGAGTGGAACAAAAAAAGGGAAACCAATGAAGAGAAGGCAATTTCCATTCGCATCGGAATCCATTATGGACCTGTGATCGTTGGAAATGTGGGGATCGAAAAACGTTTAGAATACACAGTGATTGGTGATACAGTGAATGCTGCCAGCCGATTGGAAACACTTGGCAAAGAATTAAAACGAAATTTTTTGATTTCTAAGGAATTATACGATCACATCTCTCAAGAATTAAAACAATCATTGAAAATGAAAACGATGGGAACCTTATCTCTGCGTGGCAAAACCAAAACCACTGAAATTTTAGCAATTGAGGTTCCTTCATGA
- the metG gene encoding methionine--tRNA ligase, which translates to MSKHILVTSALPYANGSIHLGHILEAVQTDIWVRFQKLIGNECYFFCADDTHGTPIMIAAKKAGKTPESMIEEVQKEHYKDLTSFGVEYDNYYTTNSEENKKFSESIYLTLKKNGHIVARNIEQSYCEHDKMFLPDRFIKGTCPKCGAKDQYGDSCEVCGTSYSPKDLKDSYCSICGTTPVLRESKHLFFKLQDFQNQLKNWMEEGNRLNEGAQKKLQEWFTSGLQEWDISRDGPYFGFAIPEEENKYFYVWLDAPIGYMASSLNHLKDERKFNEFWKEGKGEIVHFIGKDILYFHGLFWPAMLMGSGYKAPSQLNVHGFLTVNGEKMSKSRGTFINASTFAKYLDVEHFRFYLACRLGSGMEDVDISFDDFVSRVNSDLIGNLVNLVSRVSTSILDKMDRKLGILSTEGKSLVSELLSKETEIREAYVSRNYSKVMRDITGLGDKVNKYVNDYAPWNLIKTDVEKAREVVTTSLNCAKILFTYLAPVTPKIVHSLADLFQIPNLSFLNLTETIENKVLGPYQMLSKRVEEKNITIMITETKETFEKSNPEKAKQDPSKSNTNEVKSATVSEDGFITIDELSKVELRVGLIKEANPVEGADKLLFVKVDLGEKGIKNVFAGIKASYTAEELVGKKVVVVANLKPRQMKFGLSEAMLLASGKDKTLSLFVPDRDASPGDLLK; encoded by the coding sequence ATGTCGAAACACATTTTAGTTACAAGTGCTTTGCCTTATGCAAACGGCTCTATCCATTTAGGCCATATATTGGAAGCGGTCCAAACTGACATTTGGGTACGCTTCCAAAAGTTGATTGGAAATGAATGTTATTTTTTCTGTGCGGATGATACACACGGAACCCCCATCATGATCGCTGCTAAAAAAGCAGGGAAAACTCCTGAGTCCATGATTGAGGAAGTTCAAAAAGAACATTACAAAGATCTGACATCCTTTGGCGTTGAGTATGATAATTATTACACAACCAATTCGGAAGAGAACAAAAAGTTTTCCGAATCCATTTACCTAACTCTTAAAAAAAACGGACATATCGTTGCTCGTAACATAGAACAGTCGTATTGCGAACATGACAAAATGTTTTTGCCTGACAGATTCATCAAAGGGACCTGTCCAAAATGTGGTGCCAAAGACCAATACGGAGATTCTTGCGAAGTCTGTGGAACAAGTTACTCACCTAAAGATTTAAAAGATTCATACTGTTCCATTTGCGGAACCACACCTGTGCTAAGAGAATCAAAACATTTGTTCTTTAAGTTACAAGACTTTCAAAACCAACTTAAAAACTGGATGGAAGAAGGGAATCGATTGAATGAAGGTGCCCAGAAGAAATTACAAGAATGGTTTACATCAGGTTTACAAGAGTGGGATATCAGTCGTGACGGTCCTTACTTTGGTTTTGCGATCCCGGAAGAAGAAAACAAATACTTTTATGTATGGTTGGATGCACCCATCGGTTATATGGCTTCTTCCTTAAACCATCTGAAGGATGAAAGAAAATTCAATGAGTTTTGGAAAGAAGGGAAAGGGGAAATTGTCCATTTCATCGGAAAAGACATTTTGTATTTCCATGGATTGTTTTGGCCTGCGATGCTTATGGGTTCAGGATACAAAGCACCGAGCCAATTGAATGTACATGGTTTTTTAACTGTCAATGGCGAAAAGATGTCGAAATCACGTGGGACATTTATCAATGCATCCACGTTTGCTAAGTATTTAGATGTGGAACATTTTCGCTTTTATTTGGCATGTCGTTTGGGTTCCGGAATGGAAGACGTCGACATTTCCTTTGATGATTTTGTTTCCCGGGTAAATTCAGACCTGATAGGAAATTTGGTGAACTTGGTTTCTCGAGTTTCCACTTCCATTCTCGATAAAATGGATAGAAAATTGGGGATCTTGTCAACGGAAGGCAAATCATTGGTCTCAGAATTACTCTCCAAAGAAACAGAAATTCGGGAAGCGTATGTGTCACGTAACTATTCCAAGGTGATGCGTGATATCACAGGTCTTGGGGACAAAGTGAATAAGTACGTAAATGATTATGCTCCTTGGAACCTGATCAAAACAGATGTGGAAAAAGCAAGAGAGGTTGTGACCACTTCCCTCAATTGCGCCAAAATATTATTTACTTATCTGGCGCCAGTGACTCCGAAAATTGTCCATTCGCTCGCGGACTTATTTCAAATTCCAAATTTGAGTTTTTTGAATTTAACAGAGACCATCGAAAACAAAGTTCTTGGTCCCTACCAAATGTTATCCAAACGTGTTGAGGAAAAAAATATTACCATTATGATTACAGAAACGAAAGAAACGTTTGAAAAATCAAACCCTGAGAAAGCAAAACAAGATCCATCTAAGTCCAATACAAACGAAGTAAAGTCGGCGACCGTTTCCGAAGATGGATTCATCACAATTGATGAATTGTCAAAAGTGGAACTTCGAGTTGGTCTCATCAAAGAAGCAAATCCTGTGGAAGGAGCCGACAAACTTTTGTTTGTAAAAGTAGATTTAGGAGAAAAAGGCATCAAAAACGTATTTGCGGGAATCAAAGCAAGCTACACAGCCGAAGAATTGGTGGGCAAAAAAGTAGTTGTTGTCGCCAATTTAAAACCACGCCAAATGAAGTTTGGTTTATCAGAAGCGATGTTACTTGCGTCAGGAAAGGACAAAACATTATCCTTGTTTGTTCCTGACCGCGATGCAAGTCCTGGTGACCTTTTGAAATAA
- a CDS encoding TerB family tellurite resistance protein, which produces MAKKIVQNLKQVKGNKKSHPDTIHKTLDIESDLHIEYAKVLLSLWSYACNADGQFKKKEGEIVGELVNVLFEPDCLLSGFQAQKKQVLDILSKTFDNPLPMKTISKVVADSDEYALNFFEDAVCIVASDGSLNQAEIQFLEDLAKEFKISPMDKVRVEKKYLA; this is translated from the coding sequence ATGGCTAAGAAAATCGTTCAAAATTTGAAACAAGTTAAGGGAAATAAAAAGAGTCACCCGGATACCATTCACAAAACCCTCGATATCGAAAGTGACCTCCATATTGAATACGCAAAAGTCCTTTTGAGTTTGTGGTCTTATGCATGTAATGCAGACGGGCAGTTCAAAAAAAAGGAAGGGGAAATTGTAGGAGAACTCGTCAATGTTCTATTTGAACCCGATTGTTTACTCAGTGGCTTTCAGGCCCAAAAAAAACAAGTCCTAGACATCCTTTCCAAAACTTTTGACAACCCACTACCGATGAAAACCATTTCCAAGGTTGTGGCAGACAGTGATGAGTATGCACTGAATTTTTTTGAAGATGCAGTTTGTATTGTCGCCTCTGACGGTTCCTTAAACCAAGCTGAGATACAATTTTTAGAGGACTTAGCCAAAGAATTCAAAATTAGTCCAATGGACAAAGTAAGAGTCGAAAAAAAATACCTTGCTTAA